A stretch of the Synergistetes bacterium HGW-Synergistetes-1 genome encodes the following:
- a CDS encoding dihydroorotate dehydrogenase encodes MEIDMRMKIGNIELEWPVIPASGVWPYEDDFWKAERLAGIGAICTKAISLKSRCGNKGVRLWETPAGVLNSIGLQNVGATGFVEKYLKMTKTCPVPVIANVVMESAEETSETLKILQDTGALAAAELNISCPNVDGDGMAWGIDPSSAAKAVSAARKAWKGDLWVKMTPQTPCPEDVARAIEAEGADAIVAANTWLGMGMDMQRAKPAFDRVVAGLSGPAIFPLALRLVWQVCGAVRIPVIGCGGVSSASDCAAMILAGASAVEVGTAFFRNLDAGKEISEDLEKYVRQYCCSRLEDIKGLARK; translated from the coding sequence ATGGAAATTGATATGAGGATGAAAATTGGAAATATTGAACTTGAATGGCCTGTTATCCCTGCATCCGGAGTCTGGCCTTACGAAGATGATTTCTGGAAGGCGGAAAGGCTTGCCGGGATAGGCGCGATCTGTACAAAGGCCATTAGCCTAAAGTCCAGGTGCGGCAATAAAGGGGTAAGGCTTTGGGAAACTCCGGCTGGAGTCCTCAACAGCATAGGACTTCAGAACGTAGGAGCTACTGGCTTCGTTGAAAAATATCTGAAAATGACGAAGACCTGTCCGGTTCCTGTAATTGCCAATGTAGTGATGGAAAGTGCAGAAGAGACGTCGGAGACACTAAAAATACTTCAGGATACGGGTGCCCTTGCAGCGGCCGAGCTGAACATCTCATGCCCCAATGTCGACGGGGACGGTATGGCATGGGGGATAGATCCCTCAAGCGCCGCAAAAGCCGTCAGTGCTGCCAGAAAGGCATGGAAAGGTGATCTGTGGGTAAAGATGACCCCTCAGACTCCCTGCCCTGAAGATGTTGCCCGTGCGATAGAAGCAGAGGGCGCTGATGCAATAGTTGCCGCAAACACATGGCTTGGCATGGGTATGGACATGCAAAGGGCAAAGCCGGCCTTTGACCGGGTCGTTGCTGGCCTCTCCGGCCCGGCAATATTCCCCCTTGCCCTGCGTCTTGTCTGGCAGGTCTGCGGAGCCGTTAGGATACCGGTAATAGGGTGCGGGGGAGTTTCTTCGGCATCAGACTGTGCTGCAATGATCCTCGCCGGAGCTTCCGCTGTTGAAGTGGGAACGGCTTTCTTCAGAAACCTTGATGCCGGAAAAGAAATAAGCGAAGACCTTGAAAAGTATGTCCGTCAGTACTGCTGTTCAAGGCTTGAGGATATAAAAGGGCTGGCAAGAAAATAG
- a CDS encoding bacteriocin, with product MDILKRSLAPIMPAAWDEIDEQAKTVLKGAIAGRKVVDVKGPLGWNTDAVSEGTLSLVEESPVEDVSYGIRESLPLVEIRVPFTMSMWDLDDISRNSKTIDFTPVFEAARKAALFEDTAVFQGLEEAGILGLELESDNEPVEVKLDDENIIGSIVGAITTLNSRSMEGPYALVCSLPLWTKIKTSGKGYPLLKRVKDALGDDGRIVLSPQYETSMLVSMKEGNSELIIGQDFSIGYQSHTNTEVNFYITETFTFRVIAPESIVPFKIVK from the coding sequence ATGGATATTCTTAAAAGATCATTAGCTCCAATTATGCCGGCTGCATGGGATGAGATCGACGAACAGGCAAAAACAGTACTCAAGGGAGCCATTGCGGGAAGAAAGGTCGTCGACGTAAAAGGACCGCTCGGATGGAACACCGACGCAGTCTCTGAAGGCACACTATCTCTCGTAGAAGAGTCACCTGTCGAAGACGTAAGCTACGGTATACGTGAATCTCTTCCTCTTGTAGAAATAAGGGTCCCCTTCACAATGTCTATGTGGGATCTGGACGATATAAGCAGGAATTCAAAGACGATCGACTTCACGCCGGTGTTCGAAGCCGCACGCAAAGCAGCCCTCTTTGAAGATACAGCAGTATTCCAGGGACTTGAAGAAGCAGGCATCCTCGGTCTGGAACTTGAATCTGACAATGAGCCCGTAGAGGTTAAGCTTGACGATGAAAATATCATCGGTTCAATAGTTGGAGCTATAACCACTCTCAACAGCCGTTCAATGGAGGGGCCCTACGCCTTGGTCTGCTCGTTGCCGCTCTGGACAAAGATCAAAACATCGGGCAAAGGCTATCCTCTTCTCAAGAGAGTAAAGGACGCCCTCGGCGACGACGGCCGCATCGTTCTTTCACCGCAGTACGAGACATCGATGCTCGTATCGATGAAAGAGGGCAACAGCGAACTGATAATCGGACAGGATTTCTCAATCGGATATCAGTCACACACAAACACAGAGGTCAACTTCTACATCACAGAGACCTTCACCTTCAGGGTGATCGCTCCTGAGTCGATCGTACCTTTCAAAATAGTTAAATAA